The Papaver somniferum cultivar HN1 chromosome 3, ASM357369v1, whole genome shotgun sequence genome includes a region encoding these proteins:
- the LOC113361211 gene encoding glucuronoxylan 4-O-methyltransferase 3-like: protein MNTMRPKPQISLNLKILLCGFFLAILLFILRSNMQPSKKTSFLRNNIHSDEENSTPATCTKLPSSLSQALIHYSTSKITPQQTFSEISVSAKVLLKRSPCNFLVFGLGYDSLMWASLNHGGRTVFLEEDKSWIEQIQKKFPSLESYHVKYDSKITEAENLMKIGNEEKCKVVSDPRYTKCDLALKGLPADIYETEWDLIMVDAPTGYHKEAPGRMKAIYTAGLFARNREEGETNVFVHDINRSVEDKFSMAFLCDGYMIEEEGRIRHFTIPSHRTSLNDKPFCPPSK from the coding sequence ATGAATACGATGAGGCCTAAACCCCAAATTTCACTGAATTTGAAGATCCTCCTTTGTGGGTTTTTTCTTGCAATACTTCTCTTTATCTTAAGATCAAATATGCAGCCATCAAAGAAAACCTCATTCCTTAGGAACAATATCCATTCAGATGAGGAGAACTCCACACCTGCAACTTGCACCAAACTCCCATCTTCACTTTCGCAAGCACTCATTCACTACTCAACATCAAAGATCACCCCACAGCAAACATTCAGCGAAATATCAGTTTCTGCCAAAGTCTTACTAAAAAGATCTCCATGCAACTTCTTAGTGTTTGGTCTTGGTTATGATAGTCTTATGTGGGCTTCATTAAACCATGGTGGTAGAACAGTTTTTCTTGAAGAAGATAAATCATGGATAGAACAAATCCAGAAGAAATTTCCTTCATTAGAATCATATCATGTAAAATACGACTCGAAAATAACTGAAGCTGAGAATCTTATGAAGATTGGAAATGAAGAGAAATGTAAAGTTGTTAGTGATCCAAGATATACAAAATGTGATCTTGCATTAAAAGGGTTGCCCGCGGATATATATGAAACTGAGTGGGATTTGATTATGGTGGATGCGCCAACGGGGTACCATAAAGAGGCACCAGGGAGAATGAAAGCCATTTATACTGCCGGACTATTTGCAAggaatagagaagagggagaAACTAACGTTTTTGTTCATGACATAAACAGATCAGTTGAAGACAAATTTTCTATGGCATTCTTATGCGATGGGTATATGATAGAAGAAGAAGGCAGAATTAGGCATTTCACAATTCCGAGCCACAGGACTTCTTTGAATGATAAGCCATTTTGCCCTCCGTCTAAATAA